In the genome of Cryptomeria japonica chromosome 8, Sugi_1.0, whole genome shotgun sequence, one region contains:
- the LOC131037916 gene encoding receptor-like protein EIX2, with product MYLNSCNLGRVISPVITNFSKLETLYLRWNNLQGGIPSSLDSLSSLATLDLSYNQLTGQIPPSLCDVSALRELHLSHNQLKGTIPDCILKMSSLKVLSLSSNGLTGNISLQLFDNLSHLQELDLSENQFHINISTSWVPQFAYLEQLLLGSCNIEGSFPPFLSQQFLLNVLDPSDNRIVGNLPSWLWYLPNLIFLNLSNNMLEGSLPRKISHTFMTVDLHGNGLYGSLPALDFFSYLLDLSDNEFTGSIPETNGKFLFLSLSGNKLTGEIQTFACTDSTEIADALEIFNLSKNKLTGIIPRSIGSCSRLSVLNLAQNVLQREIPEELGNLKALRTLNLRVLDLGNNNFEVSLPIWIEKLVDLRILSLASNKFEGIIPSQLVKLQNLQILDLSGNNLSGNIPRDVSKLYAMVNQSQSNDVQQTYGSSDIPVEGFDHRLQYADDVTIWIKGRNLTYKKIISSAKFIDLSHNNLSVNIPLEVGLFKGLISLNISKNNLSGSIPKSFGTLAQLESLDLSQNRLSGKIPSELLSLTFLAVLNLSNNMLSGLIPQGKQFSTFGASSFLGNPNLYGPQLENCTRNLGLGNKEKIFF from the coding sequence ATGTACCTCAACTCTTGCAATTTAGGACGAGTGATTTCCCCCGTCATTACAAATTTTTCAAAACTTGAGACCTTGTATCTACGCTGGAACAATCTCCAAGGAGGTATACCGTCCTCTTTAGACAGCCTTTCGTCCCTTGCGACTCTGGACCTTAGTTACAACCAGCTAACTGGTCAAATTCCCCCGTCTTTGTGTGATGTTTCGGCACTACGCGAACTCCATCTAAGCCATAACCAATTGAAAGGAACAATTCCAGATTGCATTTTAAAGATGTCCAGTTTAAAAGTTTTGTCACTTTCTTCCAACGGATTAACAGGTAACATTTCACTTCAACTTTTCGACAATCTCAGTCACCTTCAAGAACTGGACCTTTCTGAAAATCAGTTTCACATTAACATCTCTACTAGCTGGGTTCCTCAGTTTGCTTATCTGGAGCAGCTTCTTTTGGGGTCTTGCAATATAGAAGGCAGCTTTCCTCCATTTTTGTCCCAGCAATTTCTATTGAACGTGCTAGATCCTTCAGATAACAGAATTGTAGGAAATCTACCTTCGTGGCTGTGGTATCTTCCTAAtcttatctttctcaatctttcaAATAACATGCTGGAAGGTTCTCTACCCCGGAAGATATCTCATACTTTCATGACAGTGGACTTGCATGGAAATGGATTATATGGCTCTCTTCCTGCTCTTGATTTTTTTTCATACTTACTAGATCTGTCAGATAATGAATTCACGGGCTCCATTCCTGAAACAAATGGTAAATTTTTGTTTCTATCATTGTCAGGGAATAAACTGACTGGAGAAATTCAAACGTTTGCATGTACCGATTCAACTGAAATTGCAGATGCATTGGAGATTTTTAACTTGTCAAAGAACAAGCTAACAGGTATCATTCCTAGAAGCATTGGGAGCTGTTCCAGATTATCAGTTTTAAATTTAGCTcaaaatgttttgcaaagagagatTCCGGAGGAGCTGGGAAATCTGAAGGCTCTTCGAACACTAAATCTCCGAGTTCTTGACTTAGGAAATAACAATTTTGAGGTTAGCCTTCCTATTTGGATTGAAAAGCTGGTAGATTTGAGAATTCTCAGTTTAGCTTCTAATAAGTTCGAAGGCATCATTCCATCTCAGCTGGTCAAATTGCAGAATCTTCAAATTCTTGATTTATCTGGGAACAATTTATCAGGAAATATTCCTCGAGATGTGAGCAAATTATATGCTATGGTCAATCAATCACAAAGTAATGATGTACAACAAACGTATGGTAGTTCTGATATTCCAGTGGAAGGCTTTGACCATCGTCTACAATATGCGGATGATGTAACTATTTGGATAAAGGGAAGGAATCTAACCTACAAGAAGATAATCAGCTCAGCCAAGTTCATCGATCTATCACATAACAATCTATCAGTTAATATTCCTCTAGAAGTTGGACTTTTCAAGGGTTTGATATCTCtcaacatatcaaaaaataatttaagtggctCAATCCCAAAATCTTTTGGAACCCTAGCTCAGCTAGAGTCGTTGGATCTTTCACAAAATAGGTTGTCAGGAAAGATTCCTTCTGAACTCTTAAGTCTCACATTCCTTGCTGTTCTAAATCTTTCAAACAACATGTTGTCGGGGTTAATACCACAAGGGAAGCAGTTCTCAACCTTTGGGGCTTCTTCCTTTCTAGGAAATCCCAATCTTTATGGACCTCAACTTGAAAACTGCACACGTAATCTTGGTTTGGGTAACAAGgagaagatttttttttga